From a region of the Paracoccus sp. TOH genome:
- a CDS encoding NAD-dependent epimerase/dehydratase family protein gives MKLLHIGERDGLSILMFGLGLIGGAVDRALQLRCHTRAGQFPYDWRHDILRRAQRAAIRAELRPRDRIAMVWTGGQSGFASTEIEMAKETALVAELVEMAESLGRDGRQVDFHMLSSAGGLFEGQTHCGRIGVPRPLRPYGEGKRQQEKILARAAGLNRRRIYRPSSVYGVTRSRRVGLVAALVSNAMRGTTTRIYGNPNTLRDYVLADDIGHYIARSILKSGSGEPVETRLLASGRPASVFEVIERVRERMGRPLLLQFDPHPSNVRDMSFLPSALPADWQATSLASGIAGIVTFFRSGSA, from the coding sequence ATGAAGCTGCTGCACATCGGCGAGCGGGACGGGCTATCGATCCTGATGTTCGGCCTGGGCCTGATCGGCGGGGCGGTGGACCGCGCCCTGCAGCTGCGCTGCCATACCCGGGCCGGGCAATTTCCCTATGATTGGCGCCATGACATTCTGCGGCGGGCGCAGCGAGCGGCGATCCGGGCCGAGCTGCGACCTCGGGACAGGATCGCCATGGTCTGGACCGGCGGGCAGAGCGGCTTTGCCTCGACCGAGATCGAGATGGCAAAGGAAACGGCCCTGGTGGCCGAATTGGTCGAAATGGCCGAGTCCCTGGGACGGGACGGACGGCAGGTCGATTTTCACATGCTGAGCTCGGCCGGCGGGCTGTTCGAGGGCCAGACCCATTGCGGGCGCATCGGCGTGCCCCGTCCCCTGCGCCCCTATGGCGAGGGCAAGCGGCAGCAGGAAAAGATACTGGCCCGGGCTGCCGGGCTGAACCGGCGCCGCATCTACCGGCCAAGCTCGGTCTATGGTGTGACCCGCTCGCGGCGGGTGGGCTTGGTCGCGGCCCTTGTCTCGAACGCGATGCGCGGCACGACCACCCGGATCTACGGCAATCCGAACACGCTGCGCGACTATGTCCTGGCCGACGATATCGGCCATTATATAGCCCGCAGCATCCTAAAATCGGGCAGCGGCGAACCCGTGGAAACGCGGCTGTTGGCCAGTGGCCGGCCGGCCTCGGTCTTCGAGGTGATCGAACGCGTTCGCGAGCGGATGGGGCGGCCCCTGCTGCTGCAGTTCGATCCGCACCCTTCCAATGTCCGCGACATGAGTTTCCTGCCTTCAGCCCTGCCCGCCGATTGGCAGGCGACTTCGCTGGCCAGCGGCATTGCGGGCATCGTCACATTCTTCCGCAGCGGTTCGGCCTGA
- a CDS encoding GtrA family protein: MSPAWAAARQPLSFLAVGASSTGLYFLLLWLLRDRVDGTLLLTGLCYGASMVYNYLLQSGLTFRAGPPTRRSVLRFVVMHLTAMALNSLLMAGLVDGLALPLFKTQLVVTGFVSAMIFLVSKYWVYRR; the protein is encoded by the coding sequence ATGAGCCCGGCCTGGGCTGCGGCTCGGCAGCCGCTGAGCTTCCTGGCCGTCGGCGCCTCCTCGACCGGGCTTTATTTCCTGCTGCTGTGGCTATTGCGGGATCGGGTGGACGGCACCCTGCTGCTGACCGGCCTCTGCTATGGTGCCAGCATGGTCTACAACTACCTGCTGCAGAGCGGGCTGACCTTCCGCGCCGGCCCGCCGACCCGGCGCAGCGTCTTGCGTTTCGTGGTCATGCACCTGACGGCCATGGCGCTGAATTCGCTATTGATGGCGGGCCTGGTCGACGGGCTTGCCCTGCCGCTATTCAAAACGCAACTGGTGGTGACGGGCTTCGTTTCCGCGATGATATTCCTGGTATCGAAATATTGGGTCTATCGCCGATGA
- a CDS encoding LysR family transcriptional regulator, whose product MDRIDPRQFNLRTLRYFLVLAEELHFGRAARRLNMSQPPLSQQIRQLEEALEVELFRRSHHSVELTVAGRAFLERVPLVFEQLDKAITHARMVARGQVGRLEIGVISSSLVGVIPAALESFGQRYPEVEWRLHELTPSAQIEALIERRIDVGIFRMPPEHEGLQREMIMREDVMIALPRQHPLAARDRLALAELSDQPFVMFGLQQSRFADYLYQCCLQAGFTPQIRQQVVEVQSLLSLVGANMGVALLPASMRGLAWANVMFRPIAPEPPQVPLYAISRQGDPSPTLHHFIAIIREKVSDSMSMPSRQRHGADDEALPDAGLSSP is encoded by the coding sequence ATGGACCGCATCGACCCGCGCCAGTTCAACCTGCGGACATTGCGCTATTTCCTGGTGCTGGCCGAAGAGCTGCATTTCGGCCGCGCCGCCCGGCGGCTGAACATGTCGCAGCCGCCGCTGAGCCAGCAGATCCGCCAGCTCGAGGAGGCGCTGGAGGTCGAGCTGTTCCGCCGCAGCCATCACAGCGTCGAACTGACCGTAGCGGGCCGCGCCTTCCTTGAACGGGTGCCGCTGGTCTTTGAACAGCTGGACAAGGCCATCACCCATGCCCGCATGGTCGCACGCGGCCAGGTGGGGCGGCTGGAGATCGGCGTCATCAGCTCGTCGCTGGTGGGGGTGATCCCGGCGGCTCTGGAAAGTTTCGGCCAGCGCTATCCCGAGGTCGAGTGGCGATTGCACGAGCTGACGCCCTCGGCCCAGATCGAGGCGCTGATCGAGCGGCGCATCGATGTCGGCATCTTCCGCATGCCGCCCGAGCACGAAGGGCTGCAGCGCGAGATGATCATGCGCGAGGATGTGATGATCGCGCTTCCGCGCCAGCACCCGCTGGCCGCCCGCGACCGGTTGGCGCTGGCCGAACTCAGCGACCAGCCCTTCGTGATGTTCGGCCTGCAGCAGTCGCGTTTTGCCGACTACCTGTATCAGTGCTGCCTGCAGGCCGGTTTCACCCCGCAGATCCGCCAGCAGGTGGTCGAGGTGCAATCGCTGCTGAGCCTGGTCGGCGCGAACATGGGCGTGGCGCTGTTGCCCGCCAGCATGCGGGGTCTGGCCTGGGCGAATGTGATGTTCCGGCCCATCGCCCCGGAACCGCCGCAGGTGCCGCTATATGCCATCTCCCGCCAGGGCGATCCGTCGCCGACATTGCATCACTTCATCGCCATCATCCGCGAAAAGGTAAGCGACAGCATGTCGATGCCATCGCGCCAGCGCCATGGCGCCGACGATGAGGCTCTGCCGGATGCAGGGCTGTCTTCTCCTTGA
- a CDS encoding amidohydrolase family protein, translating to MIIDTSCYPTDLVDLAWQHDGDPFSGERLIQMMDGPYTINGKPRRVDKAFIQPPQGNTIYTWTDGALSGRESIDAYMAYTLKMVQKYPDRFIGCFVYNPRCGVQNGVEAIERYVTEHGFKMVQFQANMHAYRPDRAKDWLRPALDKCAELGVLVKVHTGDGPYSIPSEWIPLIKEYPQINFIMAHFGVQTGGVYTFEPFQWAMELPNVYCESGWCLQSRIVEFAKDLPTHKILYGSDTPPNEPGMWLNLLEVLCHEPPQGMNLSEEVLEDYLGNNLARMIGIEPTPHPATYEEAVAELDRHGIENKHYLATLV from the coding sequence ATGATCATTGATACCAGCTGCTATCCGACCGATCTGGTCGATCTGGCGTGGCAGCACGACGGCGACCCGTTCAGCGGCGAGCGCCTGATCCAGATGATGGACGGACCCTACACGATCAACGGCAAGCCGCGCCGGGTCGACAAGGCCTTCATCCAGCCGCCGCAGGGCAACACCATCTACACCTGGACCGATGGCGCGCTTTCCGGGCGCGAATCCATCGACGCCTACATGGCCTATACGCTGAAGATGGTTCAGAAATACCCGGACCGCTTCATCGGCTGCTTCGTCTACAATCCGCGCTGCGGGGTGCAGAACGGCGTCGAGGCCATCGAACGCTATGTGACAGAGCATGGCTTCAAGATGGTGCAGTTCCAGGCGAACATGCACGCCTATCGCCCCGACCGCGCCAAGGACTGGCTGCGTCCGGCGCTGGACAAATGCGCGGAGCTCGGCGTGCTGGTGAAGGTCCATACCGGCGACGGGCCCTATTCCATCCCGTCGGAATGGATCCCGCTGATCAAGGAATATCCGCAGATCAATTTCATCATGGCGCATTTCGGTGTCCAGACCGGCGGCGTCTACACCTTCGAGCCGTTCCAATGGGCGATGGAGCTGCCGAACGTCTATTGCGAAAGCGGCTGGTGCCTGCAGTCGCGCATCGTCGAATTCGCCAAGGACCTGCCGACGCACAAGATCCTTTATGGTTCGGACACGCCGCCGAACGAGCCGGGCATGTGGCTGAACCTGCTTGAGGTGCTGTGCCACGAACCGCCGCAGGGCATGAATCTCAGCGAGGAGGTGCTGGAGGATTACCTGGGCAACAACCTGGCGCGGATGATCGGGATCGAGCCGACGCCGCATCCCGCGACCTATGAGGAGGCGGTGGCCGAGCTGGACCGCCACGGCATCGAGAACAAGCACTACCTCGCCACGCTCGTCTGA
- a CDS encoding amidohydrolase family protein: MIIDTHLHPTNLVDEAWRHTGEPFTGERMLKLMDGPYMINGKPRRIDMGFIQPPPGNTGYRDGNRRGREGIRDYMSYVAELCQKYPDRFIGNFNFNPRWGPENGAAELEFHVKEYGFKMLKLHSNMHGYRPDRALEWLRPAMKKCAELGVVVLIHTGDGPYSIPTQFYPIIREFPMVNFIIGHFGIQTGGNYSFEAFWMAMDTPNVYCESGWCFQSRIVEFAKQLPPNKIVFGTDSPPNNPGMWLRELEVLCSPEPQGMNLHEDILEDYLGNNIARLIGLEPTKPPKDLAEAEKRLKATYV; this comes from the coding sequence ATGATCATCGACACCCACCTGCATCCCACCAATCTGGTGGACGAGGCATGGCGGCATACGGGCGAGCCCTTTACCGGCGAACGCATGCTGAAGCTGATGGACGGCCCCTATATGATCAACGGCAAGCCGCGCCGGATCGACATGGGCTTCATCCAGCCGCCGCCCGGCAATACCGGCTATCGCGATGGCAACCGCCGCGGGCGCGAGGGCATCCGCGACTACATGTCCTATGTCGCCGAACTGTGCCAGAAATACCCCGACCGCTTCATCGGCAACTTCAACTTCAACCCGCGCTGGGGGCCGGAGAACGGCGCCGCCGAGCTGGAGTTCCACGTCAAGGAATACGGCTTCAAGATGCTGAAGCTGCATTCCAACATGCACGGCTATCGTCCCGACCGCGCGCTGGAATGGCTGCGCCCGGCGATGAAGAAATGCGCCGAGCTGGGCGTGGTGGTGCTGATCCACACCGGCGACGGGCCCTATTCGATCCCGACGCAGTTCTATCCGATCATCCGCGAATTCCCGATGGTCAACTTCATCATCGGCCATTTCGGCATCCAGACCGGCGGCAACTATTCCTTCGAGGCCTTCTGGATGGCGATGGATACCCCGAACGTCTATTGCGAATCCGGCTGGTGCTTCCAGTCGCGGATCGTGGAATTCGCCAAGCAACTGCCGCCGAACAAGATCGTCTTCGGCACCGACTCGCCGCCGAACAACCCCGGCATGTGGCTGCGCGAACTGGAGGTGCTGTGCTCGCCCGAGCCGCAGGGGATGAACCTGCATGAGGACATCCTGGAAGACTACCTGGGCAACAATATCGCCCGCCTGATCGGTCTCGAGCCGACCAAGCCTCCCAAGGACTTGGCCGAGGCCGAGAAGCGCCTCAAGGCGACCTACGTCTGA
- a CDS encoding UbiD family decarboxylase: MRQDFQDFARDYRARFPQDVLHVPAPLGCGQDVTALVEDLARQGRAPMLSFDSVPGCAYPLVTNVFASRDRIARIMGTDLANLHAEYQRRANAPIPPVPVDSGPVTEVVAEGDAVDLEQIPMIRHFDSDRGAYVTNAIIVAEDPETGVANLSYHRSMRHARNALATSLHSRGHLWRMYQTAREAGRPLPVAMVIGAHPLFMMAASARVAFGTDERAIAGALMGEALQVVRTPRHGIGVPAAAEFVLEGELDPEAHVAEGPFGEFSGYSSDRSTNTLFHVQTVLRKRDPWLVDVVGGATDEHLNLARLPREAEMFEKIKARFPAVTRLHYPTSGTHFHAYVALRQSRPGEARQVMLGLLGWDPYLKTVIAVDEDVDVAQDSQVLWALATHFQPHRDMFSIDGLPGSPLDPSSTADGTTSRLALDATRGPDFHGIRATLSPEARARAAAILSGAQP; encoded by the coding sequence ATGCGTCAGGATTTTCAAGATTTTGCCCGCGACTACCGCGCCCGCTTTCCGCAGGACGTGCTGCATGTCCCGGCCCCTCTGGGCTGCGGGCAGGACGTGACGGCGCTGGTCGAGGATCTGGCCCGGCAGGGCCGCGCCCCGATGCTGTCTTTCGACAGCGTGCCGGGCTGCGCCTACCCGCTGGTGACGAACGTCTTCGCCTCGCGCGACCGCATCGCCCGGATCATGGGCACGGATCTGGCGAACCTGCATGCCGAATACCAGCGCCGCGCCAATGCGCCGATCCCGCCTGTCCCGGTCGACAGCGGCCCGGTGACCGAGGTGGTGGCCGAAGGCGATGCCGTCGATCTGGAGCAGATCCCGATGATCCGGCATTTCGACAGCGACCGCGGCGCCTATGTCACCAATGCCATCATCGTCGCCGAAGACCCCGAGACCGGGGTGGCGAACCTGAGCTATCACCGCTCCATGCGCCATGCCCGCAATGCGCTGGCGACCAGCCTGCATTCGCGCGGTCATCTGTGGCGCATGTATCAGACCGCGCGCGAGGCCGGCCGGCCGCTGCCCGTGGCCATGGTCATCGGCGCGCATCCGCTGTTCATGATGGCCGCCTCGGCCCGCGTGGCCTTCGGCACCGATGAGCGTGCCATCGCCGGCGCGCTGATGGGCGAGGCCTTGCAGGTCGTGCGGACGCCCCGCCATGGCATCGGCGTGCCCGCCGCGGCCGAATTCGTGCTGGAGGGCGAACTGGACCCCGAGGCGCATGTGGCCGAAGGCCCCTTCGGCGAGTTCTCGGGCTACAGTTCGGACCGCTCGACCAACACGCTGTTCCATGTCCAGACGGTGCTGCGCAAGCGCGACCCCTGGCTGGTCGACGTGGTCGGCGGCGCCACCGACGAACACCTGAACCTGGCCCGCCTGCCGCGCGAGGCCGAGATGTTCGAGAAGATCAAGGCCCGCTTCCCGGCGGTGACGCGGCTGCATTACCCAACCTCGGGCACGCATTTCCACGCCTATGTCGCCTTGAGGCAAAGCCGCCCGGGCGAGGCGCGGCAGGTCATGCTGGGTCTGCTGGGCTGGGATCCCTATCTCAAGACCGTGATCGCGGTCGATGAGGACGTGGACGTGGCGCAGGACAGCCAGGTGCTTTGGGCGCTGGCCACGCATTTCCAGCCGCATCGCGACATGTTCAGCATCGACGGCCTGCCCGGCAGCCCGCTGGACCCGTCCTCGACCGCCGACGGCACCACCTCGCGGCTGGCGCTGGACGCGACGCGGGGGCCGGATTTCCATGGCATCCGCGCCACCCTGTCGCCCGAGGCGCGGGCGCGGGCGGCGGCGATCCTTTCGGGGGCGCAGCCATGA
- a CDS encoding UbiX family flavin prenyltransferase, giving the protein MNAYAIPRGPSRPRMAVGISGASGVVYGLRLLELLRELGVETHVTVSRAALLTMMHETDLKLSDIEARADVLYRSDDVAASISSGSFRTMGMIVAPCSMKTLAEIAQGVTSGLISRAAEVTLKERRRLVLLARETPLAESHLKNMLAVTRMGGIIAPPVPAFYARPAGIDAMVDQTLGRVLDLFDLDCAGVRRWVKAP; this is encoded by the coding sequence ATGAACGCCTATGCCATTCCGCGCGGGCCCAGCCGCCCCCGGATGGCGGTGGGAATCAGCGGCGCCTCGGGCGTGGTCTATGGGTTGCGCCTGCTGGAGTTGCTGCGCGAACTGGGGGTCGAGACGCATGTCACCGTCAGCCGCGCCGCGCTGCTGACCATGATGCATGAAACCGACCTGAAGCTTTCGGACATCGAGGCGCGGGCGGATGTGCTTTATCGCTCGGACGACGTGGCGGCCTCGATCTCCAGCGGCTCGTTCCGCACCATGGGCATGATCGTCGCGCCCTGCTCGATGAAGACCCTGGCCGAGATCGCGCAGGGCGTCACCTCGGGTCTGATCAGCCGCGCGGCCGAGGTCACGCTGAAGGAACGCCGCCGGCTGGTGCTGCTGGCGCGCGAGACGCCGCTGGCCGAAAGCCACCTCAAGAACATGCTGGCCGTGACGCGCATGGGGGGCATCATCGCGCCACCGGTCCCGGCCTTCTATGCCCGGCCTGCCGGCATCGACGCGATGGTGGACCAGACACTGGGCCGGGTGCTGGACCTGTTCGACCTCGATTGCGCCGGCGTGCGGCGCTGGGTCAAGGCGCCCTGA
- a CDS encoding GTP-binding protein has protein sequence MQKTIKDKIPVTVLTGFLGSGKTTLLNYILRENHGMKIAVIENEFGEIGIDGGLVVGSTEEIFEMTNGCVCCVAEARDDLLRVIRQLLDRPERLDHIIIETSGLADPYPIAQTFFLDDPIRDETNLDGVIALVDVKHVLRHLDDSLIEAHDNQAVDQIVCADRIVLNKVDLASEEEIAAVSARVTGLNETAEQVRSSFAQIDLGKILGLAAFDQSRKIAAEVDASHDHHHHQAPWLGDASHDHDASVGSVGIELQGHMDPAAMQAWVEEMRGQDLNNLFRMKGIFSVKGDDYCYVLHGVHDQIEFRPNHPWADEPRCNKMVFIGRNLDRVALKERLAACMAA, from the coding sequence ATGCAGAAGACCATCAAGGACAAGATCCCCGTCACCGTGCTGACCGGGTTTCTCGGTTCGGGCAAGACCACGCTGCTGAACTACATCCTGCGGGAAAACCACGGCATGAAGATCGCCGTGATCGAGAACGAATTCGGCGAGATCGGCATCGACGGCGGACTGGTCGTGGGCAGCACCGAGGAAATCTTCGAGATGACCAATGGCTGCGTCTGCTGCGTGGCCGAGGCGCGCGACGACCTGTTGCGCGTCATCCGCCAGCTTCTGGACCGGCCCGAGCGGCTGGACCATATCATCATCGAGACCAGCGGCCTCGCCGATCCCTATCCGATCGCGCAGACCTTCTTCCTGGACGATCCGATCCGGGACGAGACCAATCTGGACGGCGTCATCGCGCTGGTCGATGTCAAGCATGTGCTGCGCCACCTGGACGACAGCCTGATCGAGGCGCATGACAATCAGGCCGTGGACCAGATCGTCTGCGCCGACCGCATCGTGCTGAACAAGGTCGACCTGGCGTCCGAGGAGGAGATCGCCGCCGTTTCGGCCCGCGTCACCGGGCTGAACGAGACCGCCGAGCAGGTGCGTTCCAGCTTTGCCCAGATCGACCTCGGGAAGATCCTGGGCCTCGCTGCCTTTGACCAGAGCCGCAAGATCGCGGCCGAGGTCGATGCCAGCCACGACCATCACCATCATCAGGCACCCTGGCTGGGCGACGCGAGCCACGACCACGACGCTTCGGTCGGTTCGGTCGGGATCGAGCTGCAGGGCCACATGGACCCGGCGGCAATGCAGGCCTGGGTCGAGGAGATGCGCGGACAGGACCTGAACAACCTGTTCCGCATGAAAGGCATCTTCTCGGTCAAGGGCGACGACTATTGCTATGTGCTGCATGGCGTCCACGACCAGATCGAGTTCCGGCCGAACCATCCCTGGGCGGACGAGCCGCGTTGCAACAAGATGGTGTTCATCGGCCGTAACCTGGACCGCGTGGCCCTGAAGGAGCGGCTGGCGGCCTGCATGGCGGCGTGA